The DNA sequence ATTGATGCTTTTCCGGCCcctataattaaaaataaataacccCAGATTAAATAAGGCAGCACATAGGTGAAGCAATTTGAATCTCAGAAAAAATACTTTGGAGTTAGAACTATACATAATTATTGGTCATCAAAAAGCAGTTAGAAAGTTTAAGAGAAAAGGCGCACGATCAATTTTTCTAATAAAGGAAACACAATAACGAATGCTTGTCATTTTGTGGATGGATGATTTGTTGAAGAAATGAAGCTAAATTTGCACAAGATATAATTCGAGAAATAGAAAGGTATATCGACATTACCTCGTTGAGTTTTGGTTGGCTATTTGTCTCCAGCATCAGCCCAAAATGAATATGAGGAAAGTGTGCCCACTACACCAAGTAAAATTAATCATATCAATGTGGTCCAAAACTTATTTCCCTTTTAAACGTATCCAATctcgtattttatttcatatattcacgtccaacaatatatataaactattacATGAAATACTAGGTTGGACTGTCAAAACTCAAAATTCACTAGCAACtagtttctcttttttttacaaaaaaaaattaattatatatcggTTTTTTTAGCATATActcatataaataatatattaggTCAACTTACATTTTTTGCAGCAGTACTGAAAGCCTCCCTGTGACTGATTTCTGGATTATTGGCCTTGATTCTTTGAATCTCCTCTCTGATGATTTACATTTATGGTGTGAACTAATTAGCAATCAATGCTAGTTGCAATTTCTTGTATATAGAATAATGAAACATATATAACTCAGAAAAGTGAGTAACAATTTGAATTATAAATATCATGTTGCATAATCCCATTACTTTATGAACTGGTTATACGCTGATGGAACTCGCTGCCTCTTCTCCGGAGCTGCACACAAGATCACGGTGCAAGATTAAGAtacaatcaattaattaaattagaataaaaatcaaattaagaagtatgtatatatatttatacgtCGATTCACGATTCTGGGCTCAGGTTTTTTCGAAATTGAGGGCTGGGTTTTGTAGTTCCATTTGGAAGATGAGCTCAGATCAACCTTGTATTCAGTTGGAGTAGTACTGCTGTTAGTTGCCTGAAATAGACCAATCAAATAATTATAGTTTTTATACTATAAATTATAAGTTGTAAATTTGACAAATATTGTTGAAACGGATGCTATAAAACATATTTTCTAGATCATGATCATACCACTGAATACTAAAAAaaagaccaaaaaaaaaaagagaagaagaagcaaaacacacacaaaatcaGACCAAAAGGGGTGCTTGAAAAGATGTTTACTCACAAGATAAAGAAAGGATAAACTAACAACACTGAAATGACTGATTCAGTTAAGAAAATGGCTGCTAGAATTGACAGTTGCAAGATGTAGCCGGAATCTAGGGGAAAAATACGTGTTTCCACTGCAGTGGACAATTCCTGATGAAAAACCAGAATCTATATATAAATAGTGCTTCAATTCATCTCagagctagagagagagagagagagagacagagacagAGACTTTCTtcctaatatataatattaaattaaaccCATATCTCCTATCCATCAAATCACCTAATCATTTAAATACGAAAAGTAATGATCTTCAATCTTCAtcccaagaaaattaaaaataaaatgcaagGAGATAGATAATTAGCAGCAGCTGTAGCTGCAAAAATACAATCTCCAAGAAAAGCAGACTATGTGCTGCGGTTATGGCGGCTGAGATGTAAGATCTTGAAGCAATAAACGGCCGTTTACTTTTTGAGGTTACAGGATTCCGTTTGAGAAGATCCAGAAACCCTAGATTTGAGGCTGTATCAGTATTATAAAGTCAAAATAAACCTGAAAATCTTGGCAGGAAGAGGGCGGCTGCATCGATGGGAAGGCAGCAGCAGCCATATTCACAGTCCACAGATTGCTGCAGTGGCCGCATCGAACTGTCACAACATCAAGCAAACTGCTGCATGGAACACTCACCTGCACAAACAAGCACCATCAACAAATGTAACATCTCAGATGAGAATGAGATCCTAGGTTTTTCTATGGTTTCATTCAAATCTGATAGACACAACCCTAAAATTCTCGAGAGCTGGTCCAATTTGAATTGGGAGGCTTTCACTTTAATCAAAAACCACCGAGGAAAAAGGCTTAATTTTGACAGCATAGCGAAATCTTTTTCAGACAGGAAAAGAAAAGCTTAAGCCAGGAGGAGATGAAGGAATTGTAGCCATCATCGCCTCGAATCAACATACTACTTTTAGCAAAAAAATCAAGACCAGCTattatgtatgtgtgtgtatatatgttTCTTTTTCAGCAGACGTGATTCCACCTTCACAGGCAGGGAGATATATGACTTTTCTTTATCTGTCAaaggaaagaagaaaaaaagaaaagaaaagggagaaTTGTTGAAGTGGACAGATGATGATCGCCACAAACAAACAAGAAAACCCCTGGAGCAGAAATGATGTGCATTTCCTGCATAATAGCACCAAAACCTGATCACTGAAGCCCAGGAATCAGCTTTATTCATCGCCTCAGGAAATCATCTTTTTCTTTACAAAACCCACATGAAATAAATTTGCACACACacgcaaaaaaagaaaaagaagaaaaagaggagATTTGAAGAGCTCTCATGCATAATGAAATGATGAGATCCGAGTAGAGTTGTACCGCAAGAACGATGTTGCAGAAGTTGCAAGGGATGTAGCGGAATTGCTCGGACACATCCATTTCTGAACAAGAGAAAAAGTGAATAACCCAAATAATTAGCTGAAACAAGAGATAAGGGAAAATAAATTTTCCTTGCTGAAGCTTTTTCCTCTCTTTGTCTATAGCTTTGCGTCCAAATTGAGCTATGCTATATACACAAATTTATATGCACATATATATGATAGCATCCAAGAAATTTATGATTTCTAGACAGCCACCGCCACCTGCGTGAGgtgaaattataaaaagtaaaaggTGGGGTAGAATGTAAAAGGTGCGATATGTGGATACAAGTGGAAGTGAAACGACGTCGTCCGATTGATGTATAGTGGGTTGAGGATTGAGGGTTAGGGTTTCGATGAGGTGAAAGGATTTTTGGCAGCATTAGCACAACTGTGGCTTCaattcctttatttatttttatttttgtttttaagaAATAATGGGTCTCTTTCGTTATCTCTATCTCTGCTATCCTCGGCGGACGAGGGGGGCGGTTTTCCCTCACTCTATGCTAGGACACCTTCTTGAAGGCGTAGGCACAAATAAATCTTGATAGATCCTTGGGATTTTCTAAATTTCAACTTTCAGATTTAGATGAGtccattttttcataatttgat is a window from the Salvia miltiorrhiza cultivar Shanhuang (shh) unplaced genomic scaffold, IMPLAD_Smil_shh fragScaff_scaffold_66:::fragment_1, whole genome shotgun sequence genome containing:
- the LOC131003083 gene encoding axial regulator YABBY 5-like isoform X2, with product MDVSEQFRYIPCNFCNIVLAVSVPCSSLLDVVTVRCGHCSNLWTVNMAAAAFPSMQPPSSCQDFQATNSSTTPTEYKVDLSSSSKWNYKTQPSISKKPEPRIVNRPPEKRQRVPSAYNQFIKEEIQRIKANNPEISHREAFSTAAKNWAHFPHIHFGLMLETNSQPKLNEGPEKHQFRRAAIRNK
- the LOC131003083 gene encoding axial regulator YABBY 5-like isoform X1, with product MDVSEQFRYIPCNFCNIVLAVSVPCSSLLDVVTVRCGHCSNLWTVNMAAAAFPSMQPPSSCQDFQATNSSTTPTEYKVDLSSSSKWNYKTQPSISKKPEPRIVNRPPEKRQRVPSAYNQFIKEEIQRIKANNPEISHREAFSTAAKNWAHFPHIHFGLMLETNSQPKLNEVMSIYLSISRIISCANLASFLQQIIHPQNDKHSLLCFLY